The following proteins are co-located in the Candidatus Accumulibacter cognatus genome:
- a CDS encoding ABC transporter permease — translation MRAPDLIRFARDAATGNPLRTFLLVLAMAIGVAAVVVLTALGDGARRYVLNQFASIGSNLVIVLPGRSQTGGFNPGNAITSTPRDLTIDDAQALRRASAVHRVAPLTVGTSEISFGGKLREVMVAGTTAEFIEVRRLTLAQGRFLPQGDWRRGVSEAVIGAKIRNEMFAREEALGQMVRIGDRRFRIVGVLASTGQGLGMNTDELVIVPVSLAQAMFNSNTLFRILVEASSRDSIDQAKVQLAEIIQLRHEGEQDVTIITQDAVLATFDRLLGTMTIAVAGIAAISLAVAGILVMNVMLVSVTQRTTEIGLLKALGATGATIRNAFLTEAAMLSVTGALLGWVLGLAMAAIIRQLYPEFPAFPPDWAVLAGLGTALATGILFGVLPARQAARLDPVQSLSKR, via the coding sequence ATGCGTGCTCCCGACCTGATCCGTTTCGCCCGCGACGCGGCGACCGGTAACCCTCTACGCACCTTTCTCCTGGTGCTGGCCATGGCCATCGGCGTCGCTGCCGTGGTGGTGTTGACGGCGCTCGGCGATGGCGCACGCCGCTACGTGTTGAACCAATTCGCGTCGATTGGTAGCAATCTGGTGATCGTCCTGCCCGGCCGCTCGCAAACCGGCGGCTTCAACCCCGGTAACGCCATCACCAGCACGCCACGCGATCTGACCATCGACGATGCCCAGGCACTGCGGCGCGCCAGCGCCGTGCACCGCGTAGCGCCACTGACGGTCGGCACTTCCGAGATCAGCTTCGGCGGCAAACTGCGCGAAGTCATGGTGGCTGGAACCACCGCCGAATTCATCGAGGTTCGCCGCCTGACGCTCGCGCAAGGGCGCTTCCTGCCACAGGGCGACTGGCGGCGGGGAGTATCCGAAGCCGTCATCGGAGCCAAGATACGCAATGAAATGTTCGCTCGCGAGGAGGCGCTCGGCCAGATGGTACGTATCGGTGACCGGCGTTTCCGCATCGTCGGCGTTCTAGCGTCGACCGGCCAGGGGCTGGGCATGAACACCGACGAGTTGGTGATCGTACCGGTGTCGCTGGCGCAAGCCATGTTCAACAGCAACACCCTGTTCCGCATCCTCGTCGAGGCCAGCAGCCGGGACAGTATCGACCAGGCCAAGGTACAGTTGGCTGAAATCATCCAACTCCGCCATGAGGGCGAACAGGACGTCACGATCATTACCCAGGATGCCGTCCTCGCCACCTTCGACCGCCTGCTCGGAACCATGACCATCGCCGTTGCCGGAATTGCAGCAATCAGCCTGGCCGTTGCCGGCATTCTGGTGATGAACGTGATGCTCGTCTCGGTCACCCAGCGCACCACGGAAATCGGCCTGCTCAAGGCACTCGGTGCCACTGGCGCAACGATTCGCAACGCCTTTCTGACCGAGGCGGCGATGTTGTCGGTAACAGGTGCCCTGCTCGGCTGGGTGCTTGGGCTGGCCATGGCGGCGATCATCCGCCAGCTCTATCCCGAATTTCCTGCCTTTCCGCCAGACTGGGCGGTACTGGCCGGACTCGGCACCGCGCTTGCTACCGGCATCCTGTTTGGTGTACTGCCGGCACGGCAAGCGGCGCGGCTCGATCCCGTACAGTCGCTGTCGAAACGCTGA
- a CDS encoding efflux RND transporter periplasmic adaptor subunit: MLSPLLRRLLIALLILLLIASGIWWANRPKPVAVVLKEIERGLVESTIANTRAGTIEACQRTRLSTITGGRIEILAVKEGDRVNKGQLLMKLWNDDQQAQSALAIAQVATARHRINEACAVATNAEREAERQSALHAKGFVSGAREDSARTEALARRAGCEAARADLAQAETRVNLTRVEQGRTVLYAPFAGTIAKIVGEVGEFSTPSPPGVPTPPAIDLIDDSCLYVKAPMDEVDAPRISAGQPVRISLDALPRQSFPGRVRRVAPYVSAVEKQARTVDIEATLDDPSAPGKLLVGYSADIEVILAVRDQAVRVPTPALFEGSRVLVADADGTLHERRIRTGLANWEFTEVIEGLATGERVVTSLERAGVKAGAHYSVETRPAAAGK; the protein is encoded by the coding sequence ATGCTGTCGCCCTTGCTCCGCCGCCTACTGATTGCGCTTCTGATATTGCTGCTGATTGCGTCCGGTATCTGGTGGGCAAACCGCCCCAAACCGGTTGCCGTGGTGCTCAAGGAGATCGAGCGCGGCCTAGTTGAATCGACGATCGCCAATACCCGCGCCGGAACGATTGAAGCTTGTCAGCGCACCCGCCTATCGACGATTACCGGTGGCCGTATCGAGATTTTGGCGGTCAAGGAAGGAGACCGTGTCAACAAGGGCCAACTGCTAATGAAGCTGTGGAACGACGACCAGCAGGCGCAGAGCGCATTGGCCATCGCGCAGGTCGCGACGGCCCGCCACCGCATCAACGAGGCCTGCGCCGTAGCCACCAATGCAGAACGCGAAGCCGAACGGCAGTCGGCGCTGCACGCCAAAGGTTTTGTCTCGGGCGCCAGGGAGGACAGCGCGCGCACCGAAGCGCTCGCCCGACGTGCCGGCTGCGAGGCCGCCCGCGCCGACCTGGCACAAGCCGAGACCAGGGTCAACCTGACGCGCGTCGAGCAGGGACGGACGGTACTCTATGCACCATTTGCCGGTACCATCGCCAAGATTGTCGGCGAGGTCGGTGAGTTCTCGACGCCATCGCCGCCCGGCGTGCCGACACCACCGGCGATTGACCTGATCGACGATTCCTGTCTGTACGTCAAGGCCCCGATGGACGAAGTCGATGCGCCCAGGATCAGCGCTGGACAGCCGGTTCGCATCAGTCTCGACGCGCTGCCGCGGCAATCCTTTCCAGGCCGGGTCAGGCGCGTCGCACCGTACGTCTCAGCCGTTGAAAAACAGGCACGTACCGTCGATATCGAGGCCACCCTCGATGACCCGAGCGCACCGGGCAAGCTTCTGGTCGGCTATAGCGCCGATATCGAAGTGATTCTGGCGGTTCGCGATCAGGCCGTGCGCGTTCCCACCCCGGCGCTATTCGAAGGCAGTCGGGTGCTGGTCGCGGACGCAGACGGCACACTCCATGAACGCCGGATCAGGACCGGTCTCGCCAACTGGGAGTTTACCGAGGTCATCGAGGGCCTGGCGACCGGCGAACGCGTGGTGACCTCGCTCGAGCGTGCAGGCGTCAAGGCAGGTGCGCATTACTCGGTCGAAACCAGGCCAGCCGCAGCCGGCAAGTAA
- a CDS encoding ABC transporter ATP-binding protein produces MSAALIELSGIERVFHLGDSEVHALRHLDVRVAASEYVAVMGPSGSGKSTLLNLLGLLDRPNAGTYRLAGCDVTTLSAKEQARVRSERIGFVFQSFHLVPRLTAAENIALPMILAGIAPPRRAERVARALRDYGLENRANHRPDQLSGGQRQRVAIARATIMQPALILADEPTGNLDRNTGEEVMRLLEGLNDQGVTLIVVTHDGDLGARARRQLLMADGVLEQDRWRSPRVD; encoded by the coding sequence ATGAGCGCGGCGCTGATCGAACTCTCCGGGATCGAGCGGGTTTTTCACCTCGGCGATAGTGAAGTGCACGCCTTGCGCCATCTCGACGTCCGCGTTGCTGCAAGCGAATACGTGGCCGTGATGGGTCCATCCGGCTCGGGCAAATCGACGTTGCTCAACCTGCTTGGCCTGCTCGACCGCCCGAATGCAGGGACTTATCGTCTTGCGGGTTGCGACGTCACCACACTCTCTGCCAAAGAACAGGCACGCGTGCGCAGCGAGCGGATCGGCTTCGTCTTTCAGAGCTTTCATCTGGTGCCACGCCTTACCGCCGCTGAAAACATCGCGCTGCCAATGATACTGGCGGGCATCGCCCCCCCCCGGCGTGCCGAGCGTGTCGCCCGCGCACTGCGAGACTACGGCCTGGAGAACCGCGCCAACCATCGTCCGGATCAGCTCTCGGGTGGACAGCGCCAGCGCGTCGCGATTGCCCGTGCAACAATCATGCAACCGGCGCTGATCCTCGCCGACGAACCCACCGGTAACCTCGATCGCAACACCGGCGAAGAAGTGATGCGTCTGCTCGAAGGACTCAACGATCAGGGCGTCACGCTGATCGTCGTCACCCACGATGGCGACCTTGGCGCACGCGCGCGACGCCAATTGTTGATGGCGGATGGTGTCCTGGAACAGGATCGATGGCGCAGCCCCAGGGTTGACTGA